A region of Natribaculum luteum DNA encodes the following proteins:
- a CDS encoding helix-turn-helix transcriptional regulator, producing MRVTTERVVAVLVVASIFSSVPIETSAASVPDGAAQTAVQDVPTADTTVTRIEVADDGSARWSVTVRTRLENDTDVADYEAFQDRFRADREAYADRFERRMTGVVSSASDATSRNMTATEFRVRTSIQELPRRWGVVTYSFTWTNFAAVDGETVVVGDVFEGGFYLDDGDRLQLVPPAEYVATSTSPPSDEVDDTTVIWIGPDNFATQQPAARFEPAEANDGSDRSRLDSVGSVIVDDGLATVIVVAAVVLVAGGVSLARRRDDIDLIPSRRSSAAAAVESADRPTDTDGETADDADAEQSSESIGQMPSPDLATDDDRVRALLEHNGGRMRQAAIADELEWSASKTSRVVSRMADEGAVEKLRIGRENVIDLLEDDD from the coding sequence GTGAGAGTCACAACTGAGCGAGTCGTTGCTGTTCTCGTCGTGGCGTCTATCTTCTCTTCCGTTCCCATCGAGACCTCGGCCGCTTCCGTTCCGGATGGGGCCGCCCAGACTGCAGTTCAGGACGTACCCACGGCTGACACGACCGTCACGCGAATCGAGGTCGCAGACGACGGGTCTGCCCGCTGGTCGGTGACGGTCCGAACGCGACTCGAGAACGACACCGACGTCGCCGACTACGAGGCCTTCCAGGACCGGTTCCGCGCCGACCGAGAGGCGTACGCCGATCGGTTCGAACGGCGCATGACTGGCGTCGTCTCGAGTGCGTCGGACGCGACCAGTCGGAACATGACCGCGACGGAGTTTCGCGTGCGGACGTCGATTCAGGAACTTCCGAGACGGTGGGGCGTCGTCACCTACTCGTTCACCTGGACGAACTTCGCCGCTGTTGACGGGGAGACCGTCGTCGTCGGCGACGTGTTCGAGGGCGGGTTCTATCTCGACGACGGCGACCGTCTCCAGCTCGTTCCACCCGCGGAATACGTGGCAACGTCGACGTCACCACCGTCGGACGAGGTCGACGACACGACGGTTATCTGGATCGGCCCGGACAACTTCGCCACCCAGCAACCGGCCGCCCGCTTCGAACCCGCAGAAGCGAACGACGGTTCGGACCGTTCCCGTCTCGATTCGGTCGGCTCCGTGATCGTCGACGACGGACTCGCCACCGTCATCGTCGTCGCGGCCGTCGTGCTCGTGGCTGGCGGCGTCTCCCTCGCCCGGCGACGTGACGACATCGACCTGATCCCGTCGCGACGCTCGTCGGCTGCGGCCGCAGTCGAGTCCGCCGATCGGCCAACCGACACCGACGGCGAGACGGCGGACGATGCCGATGCCGAACAGTCGAGCGAGTCGATCGGCCAGATGCCGTCGCCCGACCTTGCGACCGACGACGACCGGGTCCGGGCGCTGCTCGAGCACAACGGCGGTCGAATGCGACAGGCCGCCATCGCCGACGAACTCGAGTGGTCCGCCTCGAAGACGTCTCGAGTCGTCTCCAGGATGGCCGACGAGGGAGCCGTCGAGAAGCTTCGAATCGGTCGTGAGAACGTCATCGACCTCCTCGAGGACGACGACTGA
- the gatB gene encoding Asp-tRNA(Asn)/Glu-tRNA(Gln) amidotransferase subunit GatB, with protein MTAQTVQQGDLVTVIGLEVHVQLETNTKIFCSCPTEPADEPNENVCPVCLGLPGALPVLNEAAVEAAVKVGKAIDADIPEETRFHRKNYYYPDLPKNFQITQYDEPICADGELEISVEGQRRTVAIERAHLEEDPGSLQHVGGGIDTADYTLVDYNRAGVPLMEIVTAPDFRSPSEVRAFLAELEEVLEYLGVFDAGRDGSLRVDANLSIIPAEETNGDGTIDEEALAAANRTEVKNISSHKGAEKALAYEETRQKNAIQRGRAVEQETRHWDESRGITVSMRSKEEEKDYRYFEEADLPPLRVSGWKEEIAIPELPTARRERFQDEYDLSEEAASKLTSTKQVADFYEDVASEFDPDLAATWVADELLGELNYRDMEITDVEDRLGEVNRLVELVATDEITAKNARETVLRGMLDDGDDPDTIVEREGLGKTGEDEVQQAVVEAIDENPDAVADYHAGEGGAINFLVGQVMQKTGGSADPGDVNQLLRAELEE; from the coding sequence ATGACCGCACAAACCGTCCAGCAGGGCGACCTCGTCACCGTCATCGGCCTCGAGGTCCACGTCCAGCTGGAGACGAACACGAAAATCTTCTGTTCCTGTCCGACCGAGCCGGCGGACGAGCCCAACGAGAACGTCTGTCCGGTCTGTCTCGGCCTCCCCGGCGCGTTGCCGGTGTTGAACGAGGCCGCAGTCGAGGCCGCGGTGAAAGTCGGGAAGGCGATCGACGCCGACATCCCCGAGGAGACCCGCTTCCACCGCAAGAATTACTACTACCCCGACCTGCCGAAGAACTTCCAGATCACCCAGTACGACGAGCCGATCTGTGCGGACGGCGAACTCGAGATTTCCGTCGAGGGCCAGCGTCGAACCGTCGCGATCGAGCGCGCCCACCTCGAGGAGGATCCCGGGAGCCTCCAGCACGTCGGCGGCGGGATCGACACCGCCGACTACACGCTCGTCGACTACAACCGCGCTGGCGTCCCGCTGATGGAGATCGTCACTGCGCCGGACTTTCGCAGCCCCTCCGAAGTCCGGGCGTTCCTCGCCGAACTCGAGGAAGTCCTGGAGTACCTCGGCGTCTTCGACGCAGGACGGGACGGCAGCCTGCGCGTGGACGCCAACCTCTCGATCATCCCCGCAGAAGAGACCAACGGCGACGGCACGATCGACGAGGAGGCGCTCGCGGCCGCCAACCGGACCGAGGTGAAAAACATCTCGAGTCACAAGGGCGCGGAGAAGGCGCTGGCCTACGAGGAGACTCGACAGAAAAACGCCATCCAGCGCGGGCGAGCGGTCGAACAGGAGACGCGCCACTGGGACGAGTCCCGTGGTATCACGGTCTCGATGCGCTCGAAAGAAGAGGAGAAAGACTACCGGTACTTCGAGGAGGCCGACCTCCCGCCGCTGCGGGTCTCGGGCTGGAAAGAGGAGATCGCTATTCCCGAGCTTCCAACCGCTCGGCGCGAGCGATTCCAGGACGAGTACGACCTGAGCGAGGAGGCAGCCTCGAAGCTCACCTCGACCAAGCAGGTCGCCGACTTCTACGAGGACGTCGCAAGCGAGTTCGACCCCGACCTGGCGGCGACGTGGGTCGCCGACGAACTGCTGGGCGAACTCAACTACCGAGATATGGAGATCACCGACGTCGAGGATCGCCTCGGGGAGGTAAACCGCCTCGTCGAACTCGTCGCGACCGACGAGATCACAGCGAAGAACGCCCGCGAAACCGTCCTCCGGGGGATGCTCGACGACGGCGACGATCCGGATACGATCGTCGAGCGGGAGGGGCTCGGCAAGACCGGCGAGGACGAGGTCCAGCAGGCCGTCGTGGAGGCGATCGACGAGAATCCCGACGCCGTCGCAGACTACCACGCGGGCGAGGGCGGCGCGATCAACTTCCTCGTCGGCCAGGTCATGCAGAAGACCGGCGGCAGCGCCGACCCCGGCGACGTGAACCAGCTTCTCCGGGCGGAACTCGAGGAGTAG
- a CDS encoding uracil-xanthine permease family protein, which translates to MTDDDPPRTGTTDDAIEYGIDDRPPAGESVVLGIQHYLTMVGANIAVPLILAGAMGMTDNPEVTARFIGTFFVVSGIATLAQTTFGNRYPIVQGAPFSMLAPALAIVGVVTAGGVSGQPGWEAALLQLQGAIIVAAIVEVAMGYFGLVGKLRRFLSPVVIAPTIALIGLSLFSAPQITTADQSWPLLGLTLGLILLFSQYLDVKHKAFRLYPVILALVIAWIVAAVLSVTGVIGGGHPGYVDLGQVADAQLLLPIYPFQWGTPQVTTAFVVGMFAGVLASIVESIGDYYAVANISGSGAPSEKRINHGIGMEGLMNVFAGIMGTGGSTSYSENIGAIGLTGVASRYVVQVGAVVMLLVGFVGYFGQLIATIPGPIVGGLFIAMFGQIVAVGISTLKHVDLESSRNTFIVGFALFVGLAIPAYMGNFEQVQEFRAVMEGVAVLGPVLSERLIADTIYVIGSTGMAVGGLAALVLDNTIPGTREERGIAEWDRIAEDDAEFETFLERQTSASRSD; encoded by the coding sequence ATGACGGACGACGACCCACCACGGACCGGAACGACAGACGACGCGATCGAGTACGGTATCGACGACCGACCGCCCGCCGGCGAGTCGGTCGTACTCGGCATCCAGCACTACCTGACGATGGTCGGCGCGAACATCGCGGTGCCGCTGATTCTGGCCGGCGCGATGGGGATGACGGACAATCCCGAGGTTACCGCCCGGTTCATCGGGACCTTTTTCGTCGTCTCCGGAATCGCGACGCTCGCCCAGACGACGTTCGGCAACCGGTACCCGATCGTGCAGGGTGCGCCGTTCTCGATGCTCGCGCCGGCGCTGGCCATCGTCGGCGTCGTCACCGCCGGCGGCGTTTCGGGCCAGCCAGGCTGGGAGGCCGCGCTGTTGCAGTTACAGGGAGCGATCATCGTCGCCGCGATCGTCGAGGTTGCGATGGGCTACTTCGGGCTGGTCGGGAAACTCCGCCGGTTCCTCTCGCCAGTGGTCATCGCTCCGACGATCGCGCTGATCGGGCTGTCGCTGTTCAGTGCCCCCCAGATCACTACTGCCGACCAGAGCTGGCCCCTGCTCGGGCTCACGCTCGGGCTCATCCTGCTGTTCTCGCAGTATCTCGACGTCAAGCACAAAGCGTTCCGGCTCTATCCGGTGATTCTGGCGCTCGTCATCGCCTGGATCGTCGCCGCGGTCCTCTCGGTGACGGGCGTGATCGGCGGGGGCCACCCGGGCTACGTCGACCTCGGACAGGTCGCGGACGCCCAGCTGCTGCTCCCGATCTACCCCTTCCAGTGGGGTACTCCGCAGGTGACGACGGCGTTCGTCGTCGGGATGTTCGCTGGCGTGCTGGCCTCGATCGTCGAGAGCATCGGCGACTACTACGCGGTGGCGAACATCTCGGGCTCGGGTGCACCGAGCGAGAAGCGGATCAATCACGGCATCGGGATGGAGGGGCTGATGAACGTCTTCGCCGGGATCATGGGAACCGGCGGGTCGACGTCCTACTCCGAGAACATCGGCGCGATCGGCCTGACCGGCGTCGCCTCGCGATACGTCGTGCAGGTCGGGGCCGTCGTCATGCTGCTCGTCGGCTTCGTCGGCTACTTCGGCCAGTTGATCGCGACCATTCCCGGCCCGATCGTCGGCGGCCTGTTCATCGCGATGTTCGGTCAGATCGTCGCCGTCGGAATCTCGACGCTCAAGCACGTCGACCTCGAGTCCTCGCGGAACACGTTCATCGTCGGCTTCGCCCTGTTCGTCGGGCTGGCGATTCCAGCGTACATGGGGAACTTCGAGCAGGTACAGGAGTTCCGTGCGGTCATGGAAGGCGTGGCAGTTCTCGGGCCGGTCCTGAGCGAACGTCTCATCGCCGACACGATCTACGTGATCGGCTCGACGGGTATGGCGGTCGGCGGCCTCGCCGCGCTCGTCCTCGATAACACGATCCCGGGCACGCGCGAGGAACGCGGGATCGCCGAGTGGGACCGCATCGCCGAAGACGACGCGGAGTTCGAAACGTTCCTCGAGCGCCAGACGAGCGCCAGTCGAAGCGACTGA
- a CDS encoding MATE family efflux transporter, translated as MTTGSIPPKLLHLAWPLVLGNLLQTFYNLADMFWVGRVSSAAVAAVSLMFPLSWMFVSTAMGITAATIALVSQHVGAGDDRRADRVVAQTILLTLVVSTTLAVVGLAFRRPLLTVIGARGDVFLESLAYIEVIFLALPFTFLFFAFRASLQGAGDTKTAMWLMVLSAGLNVVLDPIFVLEWGPFLGWGTRGAAVATFISRGFATAAGIYVLLVGGFGVRLRIGDLRPDWTVQRQLVGIGYPATFDGWARSFAAVAMAGFVARFGQNPTAAYGIGIRLMSVTWSVAGAVGQATATGVGQNLGAETPERAAAVARTATAGTMAVVFAAAALVFAFPARSIGVFTGDPAVIADGVVFLRITAPFWALFAGVMVVQGAFRGAGNTREAMALSLLSRWIFRIPVALVLAFTAVTIPVLGVTIPTVAAIDLGVAGIWWAFSFGMAASFVVAVAWFRLGTWKEGVVEDERPGPPAPAGTRGGDETEAGHD; from the coding sequence ATGACGACGGGCTCGATCCCGCCGAAACTCCTCCACCTAGCCTGGCCGCTGGTGCTTGGCAACCTGCTCCAGACGTTCTACAACCTCGCGGACATGTTCTGGGTCGGCCGGGTGAGTTCGGCCGCCGTCGCCGCCGTCTCGCTCATGTTCCCGCTGTCGTGGATGTTCGTCTCGACGGCGATGGGCATCACGGCGGCGACGATCGCGCTGGTCTCCCAGCACGTCGGCGCGGGCGACGACCGACGGGCCGACCGCGTCGTCGCACAGACGATCCTGCTCACGCTCGTCGTCTCGACGACCCTCGCGGTGGTCGGACTCGCCTTTCGGCGGCCGCTTTTGACCGTCATCGGCGCTCGCGGCGACGTCTTCCTCGAGTCGCTCGCCTACATCGAGGTCATCTTCCTCGCACTCCCGTTTACGTTCCTCTTTTTCGCCTTCCGCGCCTCCCTGCAGGGTGCCGGCGACACGAAGACCGCCATGTGGCTGATGGTCCTCTCTGCGGGACTCAACGTCGTTCTCGACCCGATCTTCGTCCTCGAGTGGGGCCCGTTTCTCGGTTGGGGAACGCGTGGGGCGGCCGTGGCGACGTTCATCTCCCGCGGGTTCGCGACGGCAGCCGGGATCTACGTGCTGCTGGTCGGCGGCTTCGGCGTTCGCCTGCGAATCGGCGACCTGCGGCCGGACTGGACGGTCCAGCGACAGCTCGTCGGCATCGGCTACCCGGCGACGTTCGACGGCTGGGCGCGCAGTTTCGCCGCGGTTGCGATGGCCGGCTTCGTCGCCCGCTTCGGCCAGAACCCGACCGCCGCCTACGGGATCGGCATCCGGCTGATGTCGGTCACGTGGTCGGTCGCGGGGGCAGTCGGACAGGCGACGGCGACCGGCGTCGGGCAGAACCTCGGCGCGGAGACGCCAGAGCGTGCCGCCGCCGTCGCCCGAACCGCGACGGCGGGAACGATGGCCGTCGTCTTCGCCGCCGCGGCGCTCGTGTTCGCGTTCCCTGCCCGGTCGATCGGGGTGTTCACCGGCGACCCCGCCGTGATCGCCGACGGCGTCGTCTTCCTCCGGATCACCGCGCCGTTCTGGGCGCTGTTCGCCGGCGTGATGGTCGTCCAGGGCGCGTTCCGCGGGGCCGGAAACACGCGAGAGGCGATGGCGCTCTCGCTGCTCTCGCGGTGGATCTTCCGCATCCCGGTCGCGCTCGTGCTCGCCTTTACCGCCGTGACGATCCCCGTTCTCGGGGTCACGATTCCCACCGTCGCCGCGATCGACCTGGGGGTCGCGGGGATCTGGTGGGCGTTCTCGTTCGGGATGGCCGCCTCGTTTGTCGTCGCCGTCGCCTGGTTCCGGCTGGGGACGTGGAAAGAAGGCGTCGTCGAGGACGAACGACCGGGTCCACCCGCACCGGCGGGAACTCGAGGGGGCGACGAAACCGAGGCGGGTCACGACTGA
- a CDS encoding DNA topoisomerase I yields the protein MELIITEKDNAARRIADILSGGSMESSRENGVNVYEWGGKRCVGLSGHVVGVDFPPEYSDWRDVEPAELVDADIEKTPTKENIVATLRILARQAERVTIATDYDREGELIGKEAYEIVREVNEDVPIRRVRFSSITENEVQNAFAEPEELDFDLAAAGEARQIIDLIWGASLTRFLSLSAGQLGQDFISVGRVQSPALKLIVDREREIQAFDPDDYWEIFADLTNDDGETFESQYFYRDEDDNEAERVWEESAAEAAYETLSSADAATVVDVNRRTRTDSPPTPFNTTQFIRAASAIGFSAKRAMSIAEDLYTAGYITYPRTDNTVYPDDLDPEELLDDFVGHSTLGEDAEDLLEADEIVPTEGDEETTDHPPIHPTGEIPTRGGDVTDDEWKVYELVVRRFYATVADAAVWEHLKVVTEVDDRRLKANGKRLVEPGYHAVYPYYSTSENYVPAVEEGEELAVGDVELEEKETQPPRRYGQSRLIETMEDMGIGTKATRHEIVQKLYDRGYIESDPPRPTRLAMAVVEAAENYADRVVSEGMTAQLEADMDAIASGEATLDDVTEESREMLEEIFAELADSREEIGDHLRKSLKADKRLGPCPECGEDLLVRRSRHGSYFVGCDGYPDCEFTLPLPSTGKPLIMEETCEEHDLHHVKMLAGRQTFVHGCPLCKAEDAGEGPIIGDCPECGDEHGGELAIKTLQSGSRLVGCTRYPDCEYSLPLPRRGEIEVTDEYCEEHDLPELVIHNGDEPWELGCPICNYREFQARQSDSGTDLESLDGIGAKTAEKLADAGIESIDDLTDADPDAVAEDVDGVSADRVRSWQAKA from the coding sequence GTGGAGCTAATTATCACCGAGAAGGACAACGCTGCGCGGCGGATCGCCGACATTCTGAGCGGCGGTTCGATGGAGTCTTCCCGGGAGAACGGCGTGAACGTCTACGAGTGGGGCGGCAAGCGCTGCGTGGGCCTGTCGGGGCACGTCGTCGGCGTCGACTTCCCGCCCGAGTACTCCGACTGGCGGGACGTCGAACCGGCCGAACTCGTCGACGCGGACATCGAGAAGACGCCGACGAAAGAGAACATCGTCGCGACGCTGCGAATCCTCGCACGACAGGCCGAGCGCGTGACGATCGCGACCGACTACGACCGCGAGGGCGAACTCATCGGCAAGGAAGCCTACGAGATCGTCCGCGAGGTCAACGAGGACGTCCCGATCCGTCGCGTCCGGTTCTCGTCGATCACCGAAAACGAGGTGCAAAACGCCTTCGCCGAGCCGGAAGAGCTCGACTTCGACCTCGCCGCCGCCGGCGAAGCCCGCCAGATCATCGACCTGATCTGGGGGGCGTCGCTGACCCGGTTTCTCTCGCTCTCGGCGGGACAACTCGGCCAGGACTTCATCTCCGTCGGTCGCGTGCAGTCGCCGGCGCTCAAGCTGATCGTCGACCGCGAACGCGAGATCCAGGCGTTCGATCCCGACGACTACTGGGAAATCTTCGCCGACCTGACGAACGACGACGGAGAGACGTTCGAGTCGCAGTACTTCTACCGCGACGAGGACGACAACGAGGCCGAACGCGTCTGGGAGGAGTCCGCGGCCGAGGCGGCCTACGAGACGCTCTCGAGTGCCGACGCCGCGACCGTCGTCGACGTCAACCGCCGTACGCGCACCGACTCGCCCCCGACGCCGTTCAACACCACGCAGTTCATCCGCGCGGCGAGCGCGATCGGCTTCTCGGCCAAGCGAGCGATGTCGATCGCCGAGGATCTCTACACCGCCGGCTACATCACCTACCCGCGTACCGACAACACCGTCTACCCCGACGACCTGGATCCCGAGGAGTTGCTCGACGACTTCGTCGGCCACTCCACGCTCGGCGAGGACGCCGAGGACCTGCTCGAGGCCGACGAGATCGTTCCCACCGAGGGCGACGAGGAGACGACCGACCACCCGCCGATCCACCCGACGGGTGAGATCCCGACCCGCGGCGGGGACGTCACCGACGACGAGTGGAAGGTCTACGAACTCGTCGTCCGCCGGTTCTACGCGACGGTCGCCGACGCCGCCGTCTGGGAACACCTCAAGGTCGTCACCGAGGTCGACGACCGCAGGCTCAAAGCCAACGGCAAGCGCCTCGTCGAACCTGGCTACCACGCGGTCTATCCCTACTACAGCACGTCGGAGAACTACGTGCCCGCCGTCGAGGAGGGCGAGGAACTCGCCGTCGGCGACGTCGAACTCGAGGAGAAAGAAACCCAGCCGCCACGCCGGTACGGCCAGTCCCGGCTCATCGAGACGATGGAAGACATGGGCATCGGGACGAAGGCGACCCGCCACGAGATCGTCCAGAAGCTGTACGATCGGGGCTACATCGAGAGCGACCCACCGCGGCCGACGCGGCTGGCGATGGCCGTCGTCGAGGCCGCCGAAAACTACGCCGACCGCGTCGTCAGCGAGGGAATGACCGCTCAACTCGAGGCCGACATGGACGCCATCGCCTCCGGCGAGGCCACCCTCGACGACGTCACCGAGGAGTCCCGCGAGATGCTCGAGGAGATCTTCGCGGAACTCGCAGACTCCCGCGAGGAGATCGGCGACCACCTCCGGAAGTCGCTCAAGGCGGACAAGCGCCTGGGGCCGTGTCCCGAGTGTGGCGAGGACCTGCTCGTGCGCCGGAGTCGCCACGGCTCGTACTTCGTCGGCTGTGACGGCTACCCCGACTGCGAGTTTACCCTCCCGCTTCCCTCGACGGGCAAGCCGCTGATCATGGAGGAAACCTGTGAGGAACACGACCTCCACCACGTCAAGATGCTCGCCGGCCGCCAGACGTTCGTCCACGGCTGTCCGCTCTGCAAGGCCGAGGACGCCGGCGAGGGGCCGATCATCGGCGACTGTCCCGAGTGTGGCGACGAACACGGGGGCGAACTCGCGATCAAGACCCTTCAGAGCGGCTCTCGGCTCGTCGGCTGTACGCGCTATCCCGACTGCGAGTACTCGCTGCCGCTGCCGCGCCGGGGCGAGATCGAAGTCACCGACGAGTACTGCGAGGAACACGACCTGCCCGAACTGGTGATCCACAACGGCGACGAGCCCTGGGAACTTGGCTGTCCGATCTGCAACTACCGGGAGTTCCAGGCCCGCCAGAGTGACAGCGGCACGGACCTCGAGTCGCTCGACGGTATCGGCGCGAAGACCGCCGAGAAGCTCGCCGACGCGGGCATCGAGAGCATCGACGACCTGACCGACGCCGATCCGGACGCCGTCGCCGAGGACGTCGACGGCGTCAGCGCCGATCGCGTTCGTAGCTGGCAGGCGAAAGCCTGA
- a CDS encoding enoyl-CoA hydratase/isomerase family protein, translating to MSWETVTLEESEGIATITVDRPDSLNALNRETLQALEEAVGETDDARAVVVTGAGKDAFVAGADIGYMQEISTNEAQEYAEVGHRIFDAIATHDAPVIAAVNGYAFGGGCELALACDLRVASENAVFGQTEIDLGIVPGWGGTQRLSRLVGDATARRMVFLGERLDAASAAEVGLVGEVVPQAELDDVVSDLAAEIAAKPKFAMTAAKEALNQVHEMPQSAGLAFERRLWSGLFGTHDQREGMAAFLEDREPEFE from the coding sequence ATGTCCTGGGAGACAGTCACTCTCGAGGAGAGCGAAGGCATCGCAACGATCACCGTCGACCGTCCGGACAGCCTGAACGCCCTGAATCGCGAGACGCTGCAGGCACTCGAGGAGGCGGTCGGCGAGACAGACGACGCCAGAGCGGTCGTCGTCACCGGCGCGGGCAAGGATGCGTTCGTCGCCGGTGCGGACATCGGCTACATGCAGGAGATCTCGACGAACGAGGCCCAGGAGTACGCCGAAGTCGGCCACCGGATCTTCGACGCGATCGCGACCCACGACGCGCCGGTGATCGCCGCGGTCAACGGCTACGCCTTCGGTGGCGGCTGCGAACTCGCACTCGCCTGTGACCTCCGCGTGGCGAGTGAGAACGCCGTCTTCGGACAGACCGAGATCGACCTGGGGATCGTCCCCGGCTGGGGTGGCACGCAGCGACTGTCGCGACTCGTCGGCGACGCGACCGCTCGACGGATGGTGTTCCTCGGCGAACGCCTCGACGCGGCGTCGGCCGCCGAGGTCGGACTGGTCGGCGAGGTCGTCCCTCAGGCGGAACTCGACGACGTCGTCTCGGACCTGGCCGCCGAAATCGCAGCCAAGCCGAAGTTCGCCATGACGGCGGCCAAAGAGGCGCTGAACCAGGTCCACGAGATGCCCCAGTCGGCCGGACTGGCCTTCGAGCGGCGACTCTGGAGCGGCCTGTTCGGGACGCACGACCAGCGCGAGGGGATGGCGGCGTTCCTCGAGGATCGAGAACCGGAGTTCGAGTGA
- a CDS encoding HTH domain-containing protein — MTTDSQSTECTVVCHVRAPLLLEPVDGQVETLQTCESEGTVDTVLLRSWPEKVTIAEESPHQEVLETFERYERWADRQGVDIQPPFNERTVRSSVTGQTKDVLVTPVLCLAIYQDEQLVGVFPHSAGDETYTATEAIAALRTGNVPTPLGTSDVPAETDEDTCPDCGGSLINGQGIFTCVDCGWTGTIRGDGRYVPIQETEPSSDAEVELEARR; from the coding sequence ATGACGACCGATAGCCAGTCGACGGAGTGCACCGTGGTGTGTCACGTCCGTGCACCGCTGTTGCTCGAGCCGGTGGACGGCCAGGTCGAGACGCTCCAGACGTGCGAGTCAGAGGGGACAGTCGATACGGTCCTGCTGCGGAGCTGGCCGGAGAAGGTCACGATCGCCGAGGAGAGTCCGCACCAGGAGGTCCTCGAGACGTTCGAGCGGTACGAACGGTGGGCCGACAGACAGGGCGTAGACATCCAGCCGCCGTTCAACGAGCGGACGGTCCGCTCGTCGGTGACCGGCCAGACGAAAGACGTCCTCGTCACGCCAGTGCTCTGTCTGGCGATCTACCAGGACGAGCAACTGGTGGGGGTCTTCCCGCACTCGGCGGGCGACGAGACCTACACGGCCACCGAGGCGATCGCCGCGCTCCGGACCGGCAACGTCCCGACGCCGCTCGGAACCTCGGACGTTCCGGCCGAGACGGACGAGGATACCTGTCCCGACTGCGGTGGTTCGCTGATCAATGGCCAGGGCATCTTTACCTGTGTCGACTGTGGGTGGACCGGGACGATCAGGGGCGACGGCCGGTACGTGCCGATCCAGGAAACCGAACCGTCGTCAGACGCCGAAGTCGAACTCGAGGCCCGGCGGTAG
- a CDS encoding class I SAM-dependent methyltransferase has translation MTDDRERWNEKHGDDDFRLPEEPIPELERRLETLPSGRALDVATGTGRNALFLAENGYEVDAVDVSDAALETARRRADDRDVDVNWIRTDVAAFDLETDAYDVITVSFFAALEVLPDLKEALAPGGVVVYEHHLRSSDPVEVGPSNRHRYRSNDLLRACLDLTILHYEERVRSLTGGSAAVATLVARNSSGGSQSYPRLSR, from the coding sequence GTGACCGACGACCGCGAACGCTGGAACGAAAAGCACGGCGACGACGACTTCCGACTGCCCGAGGAGCCGATTCCGGAACTCGAGCGACGACTCGAGACGCTGCCGTCGGGACGAGCGCTCGACGTCGCGACCGGAACCGGACGCAACGCGCTCTTTCTCGCCGAGAACGGGTACGAGGTCGACGCGGTGGACGTCTCCGATGCAGCCCTCGAGACGGCCCGTCGTCGCGCCGACGACCGCGACGTCGACGTAAACTGGATTCGCACGGACGTCGCCGCGTTCGATCTCGAGACAGACGCCTACGACGTGATCACCGTGAGCTTCTTCGCCGCGCTCGAGGTGCTCCCCGACCTCAAGGAGGCGCTGGCACCGGGTGGCGTCGTGGTCTACGAACATCACCTGCGCTCGAGCGACCCGGTCGAAGTCGGTCCCTCGAACCGTCACCGGTACCGGTCGAACGACCTCCTGCGGGCGTGTCTGGATCTGACGATCCTCCACTACGAGGAACGCGTTCGGTCGCTAACGGGCGGGTCCGCCGCAGTGGCGACGCTCGTGGCCCGCAACTCGAGCGGCGGAAGCCAGTCGTATCCACGGCTGTCCCGATAG
- a CDS encoding LysE family translocator, producing the protein MTSPVVTTFAGIVFGVALAAPPGPMNAIIAEESVLRGWTSGFKAGIGAMLADVIFFVLTFAGVAAVLERHATVQDALFLVGGVLMLAFAADALRNVTAATGFTQGDVAQASTGFRKAFALSLTNPYQIAFWLTVGIGLVRPGTLAVTDHVPDVLSSLVGEFVVETGSPALLVGFFGGIGLWVIAYPAALVATGRRIDAFAPLVALLSGLVLGGFGLLFCWIGLTALF; encoded by the coding sequence GTGACCTCCCCCGTCGTCACGACGTTCGCCGGAATCGTCTTCGGCGTCGCACTCGCTGCCCCGCCGGGGCCGATGAACGCGATCATCGCCGAAGAGAGCGTCCTCCGTGGCTGGACGTCCGGCTTCAAAGCCGGCATCGGCGCCATGCTCGCCGACGTCATCTTCTTCGTGCTCACGTTCGCCGGCGTCGCCGCCGTCCTCGAGCGTCACGCCACCGTTCAGGACGCCCTCTTTCTCGTCGGCGGCGTCCTCATGCTGGCGTTCGCCGCCGACGCGTTGCGGAACGTGACCGCGGCGACGGGGTTCACCCAGGGCGACGTCGCCCAGGCCTCGACCGGCTTCCGGAAGGCGTTCGCGCTCTCGCTGACTAACCCCTACCAGATCGCTTTCTGGCTCACCGTCGGCATCGGTCTCGTCCGACCGGGGACGCTCGCGGTGACAGACCACGTCCCCGACGTCCTCTCGTCGCTGGTCGGCGAATTCGTCGTCGAGACCGGGAGCCCCGCGCTGTTGGTCGGCTTCTTCGGTGGAATCGGTCTCTGGGTTATCGCCTATCCGGCCGCGCTCGTCGCGACGGGGCGGCGAATCGACGCGTTCGCGCCGCTGGTCGCGCTGTTGAGCGGCCTCGTCCTCGGGGGTTTCGGGCTGCTGTTCTGCTGGATTGGCCTCACGGCGCTCTTCT